One window from the genome of Rufibacter tibetensis encodes:
- a CDS encoding DUF721 domain-containing protein, whose product MSLRPLNPRNPFMRKADTISLKDSIDAMLKAYKLNGKLSEVKLVSSWEKIMGKAISMKTQEVFVRNRKLYVRLTSAPLKHELNMARGKVMALINIEMGEQVVDDVIFL is encoded by the coding sequence ATGTCCCTGCGTCCGCTTAATCCTAGAAATCCGTTCATGCGCAAAGCCGATACTATCTCCTTGAAAGACAGTATTGATGCTATGCTGAAAGCCTATAAACTGAACGGAAAATTAAGCGAGGTGAAGCTGGTGAGCTCCTGGGAAAAGATCATGGGCAAAGCTATCTCCATGAAAACGCAGGAGGTATTTGTGCGCAATCGTAAGTTGTACGTGCGCCTAACCTCGGCCCCGCTCAAACACGAACTAAATATGGCCCGGGGCAAAGTTATGGCCTTGATCAACATTGAAATGGGCGAGCAAGTGGTAGATGATGTGATCTTCCTGTAA
- a CDS encoding Glu/Leu/Phe/Val family dehydrogenase — MSQTVSPGKEFLDSVHYYFDQAAQHSKLHPGIISQIKICNSVYKVNFPVEVDGQIQVFEGIRAQHSQHKLPTKGGIRYSMHVDEDEVVALATLMTFKCAVVDVPFGGAKGGVKINPRTSSVETLERVTRRFASELIKKNLIGPAVDVPAPDYGTSGREMAWIADTYHAFKFGETNALGCVTGKPVGQGGIRGRNEATGLGIFFGLREALHDSAVLQPLNLSSGVAGKRIIIQGIGNVGYHAGKFLQQDGAIIIGVAEREGGIFNPDGLDIDSIFHYRKDNATFQGYPGGTFINNSVEMLEYDCDVLLPAALENQIHIGNAERVKAKIIAEGANGPITQEAERILHAKGVVILPDLYLNAGGVTVSYFEWLKNLSNVRFGRMGKRAEEASLKRLVNTIEQTTGKSLSAEEKTLIIHGADEKDLVYSGLEDTMITAYQEMREVTHQIKAITDLRTAGFYAAIEKIGVSYQSLGIFP; from the coding sequence ATGAGCCAAACCGTTTCACCCGGCAAAGAATTTCTGGACAGCGTCCATTATTACTTTGACCAGGCTGCCCAGCATTCTAAACTACATCCTGGTATAATCTCGCAGATTAAGATCTGTAACAGTGTCTATAAAGTAAACTTCCCGGTAGAGGTAGACGGACAGATACAGGTATTTGAAGGAATACGGGCCCAGCATAGCCAGCATAAGCTGCCTACCAAAGGCGGGATCAGGTACAGTATGCACGTAGATGAAGACGAGGTAGTAGCCCTGGCTACCCTTATGACCTTTAAATGCGCCGTGGTTGACGTACCGTTTGGCGGTGCCAAAGGCGGTGTGAAAATTAACCCCAGAACGTCCTCTGTGGAAACACTGGAGCGGGTTACCCGCCGTTTTGCCTCAGAACTTATAAAGAAAAATCTTATTGGTCCGGCCGTTGACGTGCCTGCGCCAGATTACGGAACCAGTGGCCGTGAAATGGCCTGGATCGCTGATACCTACCATGCTTTCAAATTTGGTGAAACCAATGCGCTGGGCTGCGTAACCGGTAAACCGGTGGGCCAGGGCGGAATCAGGGGCCGGAACGAAGCGACCGGGTTAGGTATCTTCTTCGGCCTGCGGGAAGCTTTGCATGACAGCGCCGTTCTTCAGCCTTTAAACCTCAGCAGTGGGGTAGCGGGCAAGCGCATCATCATCCAGGGGATAGGAAACGTGGGCTACCACGCCGGTAAATTCCTGCAGCAAGACGGTGCCATTATCATTGGCGTAGCCGAGCGCGAAGGCGGTATTTTCAATCCAGATGGTTTGGACATTGACAGCATCTTTCATTACCGGAAAGACAACGCCACCTTTCAGGGTTACCCGGGCGGTACGTTCATTAACAACTCCGTAGAAATGCTGGAGTACGACTGCGATGTGCTGTTACCGGCAGCCCTGGAAAACCAGATTCACATTGGTAACGCAGAGCGCGTCAAAGCCAAAATCATTGCCGAAGGTGCCAACGGCCCTATCACCCAGGAAGCAGAACGTATCCTGCATGCCAAAGGGGTAGTGATTCTGCCAGACTTGTACCTGAACGCCGGTGGGGTAACTGTCTCCTATTTTGAGTGGCTTAAGAACTTGTCAAACGTGCGCTTCGGGCGGATGGGAAAACGTGCTGAGGAAGCCAGTCTGAAACGCTTGGTGAACACCATTGAGCAAACTACTGGCAAGAGCCTTAGCGCAGAAGAAAAGACATTGATCATTCACGGTGCCGATGAGAAAGACCTAGTGTATTCTGGTTTGGAAGACACCATGATCACGGCCTACCAGGAAATGCGCGAGGTAACACACCAAATCAAAGCCATTACAGACTTGCGTACGGCCGGTTTTTATGCCGCTATTGAGAAAATAGGCGTGAGCTACCAGTCCTTGGGTATCTTTCCGTAA
- a CDS encoding RNA polymerase sigma factor codes for MENPALRAEFVKLIAQDQALIHKVCSMYCRDPEERKDLFQDIVLQLWRSYPTFKHESKVSTWMYRVALNTAVSSFRKDIRRPHYGSLSDMDLQIPSAPDTSAEYELKIKYLYAAIDQLSQVEKAIVMLYLEDRSYDEMAEIIGITKSNVGVKLNRIKAKLEKLLTPVYDEIR; via the coding sequence TTGGAGAATCCGGCCTTACGCGCAGAATTTGTGAAGCTCATTGCCCAGGATCAGGCCCTGATCCATAAGGTGTGCAGCATGTACTGCCGAGACCCCGAGGAGCGGAAAGATTTGTTTCAGGACATAGTGCTGCAACTCTGGAGGTCCTATCCTACGTTTAAGCACGAGTCTAAGGTAAGTACTTGGATGTACCGGGTAGCGCTGAACACCGCTGTCTCCAGTTTCCGGAAAGATATTCGCCGCCCCCACTACGGTTCTCTCTCAGACATGGACCTGCAGATTCCGTCCGCGCCAGATACCTCTGCTGAGTATGAATTGAAAATCAAATACCTCTACGCCGCTATTGACCAGCTCTCTCAGGTAGAGAAGGCCATTGTGATGCTGTACTTAGAAGACCGAAGCTACGATGAAATGGCCGAGATCATTGGAATCACCAAATCAAACGTAGGCGTGAAGTTGAACCGCATCAAAGCGAAATTAGAGAAGTTGTTAACACCCGTGTATGATGAAATTAGATAG
- the pdhA gene encoding pyruvate dehydrogenase (acetyl-transferring) E1 component subunit alpha: MAETKAAKTNDAKKAKVNAAPAFSKETYMRWYEMMQLMRKFEEKAGQLYGQQKIKGFCHLYIGQEACAAGAITALTKDDKWITAYRDHAHPLGLGTSPNAVMAELYAKATGCSKGKGGSMHIFDKEVNFVGGHGIVGAQVPLGAGLAFAEKYNKTGNLCICYMGDGAVRQGALHEAFNMAMLWKLPVIFVVENNGYAMGTSVQRTSNVTELYKLGLSYDMPSEPVNAMRCEDVHEAVARAAERARAGEGPTFLEFRTYRYKGHSMSDPAKYRTKEELETYRNQDPIESVRFTILENNYATEQELEEIDNKIKEQVLESVDFAEKSPYPAPEELYTDIYVEKDYPYVMD; encoded by the coding sequence ATGGCAGAGACGAAAGCAGCGAAGACGAATGATGCGAAAAAGGCAAAGGTAAACGCTGCCCCAGCATTTTCAAAAGAGACCTATATGCGCTGGTATGAGATGATGCAGCTCATGCGCAAATTTGAAGAGAAAGCCGGTCAGTTGTACGGCCAGCAGAAGATCAAAGGTTTCTGTCACTTATACATTGGGCAGGAAGCCTGCGCGGCCGGTGCTATCACCGCGCTTACCAAAGATGATAAATGGATCACCGCGTATCGTGACCACGCCCACCCGCTAGGATTAGGAACTTCTCCTAACGCGGTAATGGCTGAGTTATATGCCAAAGCCACTGGTTGCTCAAAAGGCAAAGGTGGTTCCATGCACATTTTCGACAAAGAAGTGAATTTCGTAGGTGGCCACGGTATTGTAGGTGCCCAGGTTCCACTTGGTGCTGGTCTGGCTTTCGCTGAGAAATATAACAAGACCGGTAACCTGTGTATCTGTTACATGGGTGACGGTGCCGTCCGCCAGGGTGCTTTGCACGAAGCGTTCAACATGGCCATGCTATGGAAGTTGCCAGTAATTTTTGTGGTAGAGAACAATGGTTACGCCATGGGTACCTCTGTACAGCGTACGTCTAACGTGACCGAACTGTATAAACTAGGCTTATCTTATGACATGCCGTCTGAGCCGGTAAACGCCATGCGTTGCGAAGATGTGCACGAAGCCGTAGCCCGTGCCGCTGAACGTGCCCGCGCCGGTGAAGGTCCTACTTTCCTGGAGTTCCGTACGTACCGCTACAAAGGTCACTCTATGTCTGACCCAGCTAAGTACCGGACCAAAGAAGAATTGGAGACTTACCGTAACCAGGACCCAATTGAAAGCGTGCGTTTCACCATCTTGGAGAACAACTACGCTACTGAGCAGGAACTAGAGGAAATTGACAACAAAATCAAAGAACAGGTTCTAGAGTCTGTAGATTTTGCCGAGAAGTCTCCGTACCCAGCTCCGGAAGAATTATACACCGATATCTACGTAGAGAAAGACTATCCGTACGTGATGGACTAA
- a CDS encoding tetratricopeptide repeat protein, giving the protein MSNNTMKRESEFELVENPDALADRLVGGSEDFVARHKNLLIGIFVAIAAAVVGGFLYYQNQQTKNEEALAAMFQAEYYLEADSLSKALNGDGQNEGFKAVAEEYGSTKAGKLANFYAGVVSLKQGKYQEALNYLEEFKSDDLLLQARAYSLQGDANLELGKKEEAASLYKKAAEHKANDFFSPQYLMKAAVAYEAANQYTEAIEVYDRVITDYPLSPEVNDAKKYKARAEGLAKK; this is encoded by the coding sequence ATGTCAAATAACACAATGAAGCGAGAGAGCGAATTCGAGCTAGTGGAAAACCCAGATGCCCTGGCTGATCGCCTTGTAGGAGGGTCCGAAGATTTTGTGGCCCGCCATAAAAACTTGCTGATTGGTATTTTTGTAGCCATTGCCGCCGCTGTAGTAGGAGGGTTCCTGTATTACCAGAACCAACAGACGAAGAATGAAGAGGCCCTGGCTGCGATGTTCCAAGCCGAATACTATTTAGAAGCTGATTCCCTGAGCAAAGCCTTGAACGGTGATGGCCAAAACGAAGGTTTTAAAGCTGTTGCAGAAGAGTACGGCAGCACAAAAGCTGGTAAACTTGCCAATTTCTACGCTGGCGTGGTTTCCCTGAAGCAAGGCAAATACCAGGAGGCCCTGAACTACCTGGAAGAATTCAAGTCTGATGACCTTCTGTTGCAAGCCCGTGCGTACAGCCTGCAAGGCGATGCAAACCTGGAGCTAGGCAAGAAAGAAGAAGCGGCTTCCCTTTACAAGAAAGCTGCTGAGCACAAAGCCAACGACTTCTTTTCACCACAGTACCTGATGAAAGCTGCAGTAGCGTATGAAGCTGCTAACCAGTACACAGAAGCCATTGAGGTCTATGACCGTGTAATCACTGATTACCCGCTAAGCCCAGAGGTAAACGACGCCAAGAAATACAAGGCTCGTGCCGAAGGATTAGCTAAGAAATAA
- a CDS encoding phospholipase D-like domain-containing protein, protein MTYLLNSVDWLLIWNIVYLTVLVLVCLRIIYDTGSTSKTLAYLLLAIYLAQEEVLITTPYFIPGEGILQALTVAALGGVKVKLLVPGISDSALVNAATWSYYDDMLLAGVEIYLYQKGFIHSKTMVIDGAVSMVGTANMDNRSFELNFEENAVIYDVTTSQQLREMFYQDLKYSDKINPEAWRERSHVKQFFEKLARLLSPLL, encoded by the coding sequence GTGACGTACCTGCTCAATAGCGTAGACTGGCTGCTTATCTGGAACATCGTTTATTTGACGGTGCTGGTGCTGGTGTGCCTGCGCATTATCTATGACACCGGTTCCACCTCAAAAACACTGGCCTACCTGCTGCTGGCCATTTACCTGGCCCAGGAAGAAGTACTCATTACCACCCCTTACTTTATTCCGGGCGAGGGAATTTTGCAGGCACTTACGGTAGCGGCACTAGGAGGCGTGAAGGTGAAGCTGTTGGTGCCGGGCATCTCAGACTCGGCGCTGGTGAATGCCGCGACCTGGTCATATTATGATGATATGCTCCTTGCTGGAGTGGAGATTTACTTGTATCAGAAAGGCTTCATTCATTCTAAGACCATGGTCATTGACGGAGCCGTAAGTATGGTGGGCACCGCCAACATGGACAACCGCAGTTTCGAGCTGAATTTTGAAGAGAACGCTGTGATTTATGACGTGACCACTTCACAGCAACTCCGCGAAATGTTTTACCAAGACCTCAAATACTCAGATAAGATCAACCCTGAAGCCTGGCGCGAACGGTCACACGTGAAACAATTTTTTGAGAAACTGGCTCGCCTGCTTTCACCGCTGCTTTAG
- a CDS encoding ABC transporter ATP-binding protein, with amino-acid sequence MIEVRDLQKNYNGVTVVNIPGVTVQKGETIGLVGNNGAGKTTFFRMILDLIRPTHGQVFSKGENVRSTEDWKQYTGSHLDEGFLIDFLTPEEYFNFIGKLNGLTPGDVQAFLDRFRDFFNGEILEQRKYIRDFSKGNQKKVGVAAGVMSDPELLILDEPFANLDPSSQIRLKSLLKDLKRQGMTLLISSHDLSHVIEVCDRIVLLEKGQVIEDMQTDETTLQQLESYFTV; translated from the coding sequence ATGATAGAAGTACGCGACCTCCAAAAGAACTACAACGGCGTAACGGTGGTGAACATACCGGGTGTGACCGTGCAGAAAGGCGAAACCATTGGGCTGGTAGGCAACAACGGAGCAGGCAAGACCACGTTCTTCCGGATGATCCTGGACCTGATCAGGCCCACCCATGGCCAGGTGTTCAGCAAAGGCGAAAACGTGCGCTCTACCGAAGACTGGAAACAGTACACCGGCTCGCACCTGGACGAAGGCTTCCTGATCGATTTCCTGACACCAGAGGAATACTTCAATTTCATTGGCAAACTGAACGGGTTAACTCCTGGCGATGTGCAAGCCTTCTTAGACCGGTTCAGAGACTTTTTCAACGGCGAGATTCTGGAGCAACGCAAGTACATCCGGGACTTCTCTAAAGGAAACCAGAAGAAAGTAGGAGTAGCGGCCGGCGTTATGTCAGATCCTGAGTTGTTGATCCTAGATGAGCCCTTCGCCAACCTGGACCCTAGCTCCCAGATCCGGCTCAAGAGCTTATTGAAAGACCTGAAGCGCCAGGGCATGACCCTGCTTATCTCCAGCCACGACCTTAGTCACGTGATTGAGGTGTGTGACCGCATTGTGCTGCTGGAGAAAGGCCAGGTAATTGAAGACATGCAAACTGATGAAACCACGCTTCAGCAACTTGAGAGTTATTTTACAGTTTAG
- a CDS encoding metal-dependent hydrolase yields MDLLTHAALGACLGEIMLSKKLGKRALLWGAVAQNLPDIDVVAALWLHPSENLLVHRGGTHSFLFAFIAAAVLALVAGRWHKKRQIPWSTFFMFFVVQLFIHDLLDTCNAYGTGLLEPFSQERFSFHLLYVADPLFTLWPCLGLLALLFLKIDKSYRTRWALIGLVPAGLYLLYAVSNKSQVKSQIEASLAKQQLPYTEVLLTPNPFTTWLWYAVAFSENGYYVGHRSVFAPEETQTNFTFFPRKEELLTSATNPAEVQELKRFADGFYTVERWNDTLVFNVLRYGQMLGWQSPQGRFTFHYFLNPPGVDNKLVMQRGRLKGWNQETLQYMFRTIFMVPEKTPRVTTEK; encoded by the coding sequence ATGGATTTACTCACGCACGCTGCCTTAGGAGCCTGTCTTGGCGAGATCATGCTTTCCAAGAAGCTGGGGAAGCGGGCCTTGCTTTGGGGAGCGGTAGCCCAGAATCTGCCAGACATTGATGTAGTAGCGGCTCTTTGGCTGCATCCTTCAGAAAATCTGTTGGTACACCGCGGAGGCACCCACTCTTTTCTGTTTGCTTTCATAGCAGCGGCAGTGTTGGCTTTAGTGGCTGGTAGGTGGCATAAAAAGCGGCAGATTCCCTGGAGCACGTTTTTCATGTTTTTTGTGGTGCAGCTCTTTATTCATGATTTACTGGATACCTGCAATGCCTATGGTACTGGTTTGCTGGAGCCGTTTAGCCAGGAGCGTTTTTCCTTTCATCTGCTGTACGTGGCAGACCCGCTTTTCACGCTGTGGCCGTGTCTTGGTTTGCTGGCGCTGCTGTTTCTGAAGATAGACAAATCTTATCGGACCCGTTGGGCTTTGATAGGGCTGGTGCCAGCAGGCTTGTACTTGTTATATGCCGTTTCCAATAAATCTCAGGTAAAGTCACAGATAGAAGCCTCTTTGGCAAAACAGCAATTGCCCTATACAGAAGTATTGCTGACCCCTAATCCGTTTACAACCTGGCTCTGGTACGCGGTGGCTTTTAGTGAGAATGGCTATTACGTAGGCCATCGTTCTGTCTTTGCTCCTGAAGAAACCCAAACCAACTTTACCTTTTTCCCCAGAAAAGAAGAACTTTTGACCTCGGCTACTAACCCAGCAGAAGTGCAGGAACTGAAACGCTTTGCCGATGGCTTTTACACCGTAGAGCGTTGGAATGATACTCTGGTGTTTAATGTGCTCAGGTACGGCCAGATGCTGGGCTGGCAAAGCCCCCAAGGCCGGTTCACGTTCCATTATTTCCTAAATCCGCCGGGAGTAGACAACAAACTGGTGATGCAGCGGGGACGCCTGAAGGGCTGGAACCAGGAAACGCTGCAATATATGTTCCGAACAATTTTTATGGTGCCTGAGAAAACACCAAGGGTAACCACTGAGAAATAA
- a CDS encoding DUF5687 family protein, with protein MIRLLLSHQWKEATRSSVWQKNLAINLVLGFFMLFMLLYVVVLSLFMDKIITELLPDRDPVEVINGVLLYYFLVDLALRFFMQELPVLGIQPYLHLPVGKGKLVHFVLWKSITSLFNFLPLLLFIPFALKVLPDVYEMGGAWLWVIGLFLLTLVNNFLTLYFKRQLVEKPLATLGFLLAMVALAMLDYLDYISLGKASGVFFNALGNNPIWVLVPVALLVGIYLVNYRFLIAHTYPEEMRIRKQSKVGDSAEIGFLQRFGELGTLIGLELKLILRHKRPKSTTMMSILFLAYGFMFYTSKGYTNGFAMLIFPGVFMTGFMMLSYGQFVPGWQSAHFDALLTKRLSPYTFYLAKFWMFVPGCTAAYLITLLYGFMPGIGGKIMLINTACFLYNIGVNTFVVLYLSTYNKKRIDLSKSASFNWQGVGASQFIMMLPALLLPILIYLPFGLMGNPWWGIAAMGLVGVLGFIFHKQLLGVVVKRFQQEKYAIAAGFRQA; from the coding sequence ATGATAAGATTATTGCTTTCTCACCAATGGAAAGAGGCTACCCGTTCTAGTGTGTGGCAGAAGAACCTGGCAATCAATCTCGTCTTGGGCTTCTTCATGCTGTTTATGCTGCTCTATGTGGTGGTGCTCAGTCTTTTCATGGACAAAATCATTACCGAACTATTGCCAGACAGAGATCCAGTGGAGGTAATCAATGGGGTACTGCTCTATTATTTTCTGGTAGACTTAGCCTTGCGGTTTTTCATGCAGGAACTGCCGGTGCTGGGCATTCAGCCCTACCTGCACTTGCCCGTGGGCAAAGGCAAATTAGTACATTTCGTGCTTTGGAAGTCCATTACCAGTCTGTTTAATTTCTTGCCTTTGCTGCTGTTTATTCCCTTCGCACTTAAAGTGCTGCCCGATGTTTATGAAATGGGCGGAGCCTGGTTGTGGGTGATAGGCCTTTTCCTGCTTACTCTGGTCAACAACTTTCTAACCCTTTACTTCAAGCGGCAACTGGTAGAAAAACCATTGGCTACGCTGGGGTTCCTGCTGGCCATGGTAGCGTTAGCCATGCTTGATTACTTAGATTATATTTCTCTAGGCAAAGCCTCCGGCGTCTTCTTCAACGCCTTGGGGAATAACCCGATTTGGGTGCTGGTGCCAGTAGCCTTGCTGGTGGGAATTTACCTGGTGAACTACCGGTTCCTGATTGCGCATACTTACCCAGAGGAGATGCGCATCCGGAAGCAATCTAAAGTGGGCGACTCTGCTGAGATTGGTTTCCTGCAACGCTTTGGTGAACTAGGCACACTCATTGGCTTGGAACTGAAACTGATTCTGCGCCACAAACGTCCGAAGTCCACCACCATGATGTCCATCTTATTTCTGGCGTATGGGTTTATGTTTTATACCAGTAAAGGGTACACCAACGGGTTTGCAATGCTCATTTTCCCGGGTGTTTTCATGACCGGTTTCATGATGCTGAGTTACGGACAGTTTGTGCCGGGCTGGCAAAGTGCCCATTTTGATGCCCTGCTCACTAAACGCCTTAGTCCTTATACCTTCTACCTGGCTAAATTCTGGATGTTTGTACCAGGTTGTACTGCGGCCTATCTCATTACCCTTTTGTATGGGTTCATGCCCGGCATTGGTGGAAAGATCATGTTGATCAACACGGCCTGCTTCCTCTACAACATTGGCGTGAACACGTTTGTGGTGCTCTATCTGAGTACGTACAACAAGAAGCGCATTGACCTGAGCAAGAGTGCTTCCTTTAATTGGCAGGGGGTGGGTGCCTCGCAGTTCATCATGATGCTGCCCGCCTTGTTGCTGCCTATTTTGATCTACCTGCCCTTCGGGCTGATGGGAAATCCCTGGTGGGGAATTGCGGCCATGGGGTTAGTAGGCGTGTTAGGGTTCATCTTCCATAAGCAGTTGCTAGGTGTGGTGGTGAAGCGCTTCCAGCAGGAGAAATATGCCATCGCCGCCGGGTTCCGCCAAGCGTAG
- the recF gene encoding DNA replication/repair protein RecF (All proteins in this family for which functions are known are DNA-binding proteins that assist the filamentation of RecA onto DNA for the initiation of recombination or recombinational repair.), whose translation MLLENLHVLHFKNYEEATLPFSPHINCFIGDNGSGKTNLLDAIHYLSLTKSAFTSSDLQNIKEGEDYFIVRGRFKTDEKVSAVQCYLKTGQKKIITLNKAPYDRVSEHVGKFPVVLISPYDTDLIREGSEERRKFFDSLMAQLDHSYLDLLIQYTYVLKQRNSLLKQFYEKNYVDKEYLQILDEQLMPLGTELSIRRAAFLETFEPVFQRHYRHLSDSHEVVTLAYQSQLTRQNYAYLLDQSQRKDLLLQRTTVGPHKDDFVFLMDGKSVKNFGSQGQQKSYVIALKLAQFEVLSATNGQKPLLLLDDIFDRLDQKRIEQLMQLVANNTFGQIFLTDTHLERTDKILKPLSNNIRRFRISEGTAETIEEDE comes from the coding sequence ATGCTCCTCGAAAATCTACACGTCCTGCACTTCAAGAATTACGAGGAAGCCACCTTGCCTTTTTCTCCGCACATCAATTGTTTCATTGGTGACAACGGCAGCGGCAAAACCAATTTGCTGGATGCTATCCATTATCTCTCGCTTACCAAAAGTGCTTTTACCTCCTCAGACCTGCAGAATATCAAGGAAGGAGAAGATTATTTTATTGTACGAGGCCGATTTAAAACTGACGAAAAAGTAAGTGCCGTTCAGTGTTATTTAAAAACGGGGCAGAAAAAGATTATCACCTTAAACAAAGCCCCTTATGACCGGGTAAGCGAGCACGTGGGCAAGTTTCCGGTGGTCTTGATCTCACCCTATGACACAGATTTGATTAGGGAAGGCAGCGAGGAACGCCGAAAGTTCTTTGACAGCCTCATGGCCCAACTGGACCACTCCTACCTGGATCTGCTCATTCAATACACCTATGTTCTGAAACAACGGAACTCGCTTTTAAAGCAGTTCTATGAAAAGAACTATGTAGACAAAGAGTACCTGCAAATCTTGGACGAGCAGCTGATGCCACTTGGAACAGAGCTGAGCATTAGGCGGGCAGCCTTTCTGGAAACCTTTGAACCCGTGTTCCAGCGCCATTACCGCCACCTCTCAGATTCACATGAAGTGGTGACGCTGGCCTATCAGAGCCAATTGACCAGGCAGAACTACGCCTACTTGCTGGACCAAAGCCAACGCAAAGACCTGCTGCTGCAACGCACCACCGTAGGCCCGCATAAAGACGATTTCGTGTTTTTAATGGACGGAAAAAGCGTGAAGAACTTCGGGTCACAAGGTCAGCAGAAGAGCTATGTTATTGCTTTGAAGTTGGCACAGTTTGAGGTGCTTTCTGCCACAAACGGCCAGAAACCGTTGCTGCTCTTAGATGATATTTTTGACCGACTGGACCAAAAGCGCATTGAGCAACTCATGCAACTGGTCGCCAACAATACGTTCGGCCAGATCTTCCTTACCGATACGCACCTGGAGCGCACCGACAAAATCTTAAAACCACTTTCTAATAACATCCGCCGGTTCAGAATCTCTGAAGGCACCGCAGAGACAATTGAAGAGGACGAGTAG
- the ribH gene encoding 6,7-dimethyl-8-ribityllumazine synthase, with the protein MASALKNLSSYNSDNLPDISGKKFGLVVAEWNKEITDTLCKGAYDTLLQHGAKPENIYRNTVPGSFELTLGAQFLAQSNEIDVVIALGVVIKGETKHDDYICHAVAQGLTQVGLKFNKPVIFGLVTTNDEQQAWDRAGGKHGNKGVEAAATAIQMLNWVN; encoded by the coding sequence ATGGCAAGCGCCCTTAAGAATCTTAGCTCTTACAATTCAGATAACCTCCCAGATATCTCCGGCAAGAAGTTTGGCCTGGTGGTGGCAGAATGGAACAAAGAAATTACAGATACCCTCTGTAAAGGAGCATATGACACTTTGCTGCAGCACGGCGCAAAGCCCGAGAACATCTACCGCAATACCGTACCGGGTTCTTTTGAACTTACCCTTGGTGCTCAGTTTCTGGCGCAAAGCAATGAAATTGATGTGGTTATTGCTTTAGGTGTGGTGATCAAAGGTGAAACCAAACATGATGACTACATCTGCCACGCGGTAGCCCAGGGGCTCACCCAGGTAGGCCTCAAATTCAACAAACCCGTGATCTTTGGTTTAGTTACTACCAACGACGAGCAACAGGCTTGGGACCGTGCTGGTGGTAAACACGGTAATAAAGGCGTAGAAGCTGCCGCTACAGCCATCCAGATGCTGAACTGGGTAAATTAA
- a CDS encoding acyl-CoA thioesterase, which produces MQQPRLEPDLFRPVSYSRTTLTELMIPSYANFGGKIHGGILLSLMDKVAYACAAKHAGNYCVTVTVDGVHFLQPVEVGELVSLMASINYVGKTSLMVGIKVVAENVKSGFVKHTNTSYFTMVAKGEDDKPAKVPGLLLETPEDARRFIEAIQRKEIKVRSEQEFKEIKTNLELRQNISTLVGQRCQLGFDL; this is translated from the coding sequence ATGCAGCAACCCAGACTTGAACCAGATTTATTCCGTCCGGTTTCCTACTCCCGTACTACGCTCACTGAGCTGATGATTCCCAGTTACGCCAACTTCGGTGGCAAGATACATGGGGGCATATTGCTCTCGCTCATGGACAAAGTAGCCTATGCCTGCGCGGCCAAACATGCCGGCAACTACTGTGTGACCGTAACGGTGGATGGCGTCCATTTTTTACAACCAGTTGAGGTGGGTGAGTTGGTCAGCTTGATGGCTTCTATTAACTACGTTGGCAAGACCTCTCTTATGGTGGGCATCAAGGTAGTGGCCGAAAACGTGAAATCAGGGTTTGTGAAGCATACCAACACCTCCTATTTCACCATGGTGGCCAAAGGCGAAGACGACAAGCCCGCTAAAGTTCCTGGCCTGCTCCTAGAAACCCCTGAAGATGCCCGCCGTTTCATTGAAGCCATCCAACGGAAAGAAATAAAAGTACGGTCTGAGCAGGAGTTCAAAGAAATAAAGACCAATCTGGAGCTTCGGCAGAACATCTCTACGCTGGTAGGCCAGCGATGTCAGTTGGGCTTTGACCTATAA